In one Nicotiana sylvestris chromosome 8, ASM39365v2, whole genome shotgun sequence genomic region, the following are encoded:
- the LOC104222875 gene encoding uncharacterized protein, whose product MSKIPIMLKSNGNWDNYGRFRDFEVDAIVVDDNASYGILSSTIAEQLSIDTSDKIIEIKYIVNENCPPMEIRNDMGVRVYMETKKENKNLGSYPLCISVRDFNMELAINNESTSAGSSGSLNLLEFPSSPAREEYQSEIITESTQTYIEEGQVYQDKQTVAAAMKNYSVMHKFQFIVKRSSHRRYWLICVAESCKWHFKATSINDSAMFKIRSFSRQHTCCLMDETFIQRKRTAAVLGSMVVPKYCDPKTVYTPKDIQTDMLSEHGLNLSYMQAWRAKEKALQFLRGNPCPVVVVDGTFLKSAYRGIMLTASTMDAAGTILPLAYAVVDSENDASWKWFFEQFKEAYGEKPSMCVVSDRHESILKATSVVYPGMAHYSCMWHIWTNIRSKFKKGHLQLHELYFATARSYTLDEFNERMLKIEEVDLRVKSYLYDIGYHRWSRVHATVNRTFTMTSNIAESLNVVTKDARELPIFDIFEYMRTLLERWTKEKLSKAKGTFTYLGHKYNKELEDNSTLSQKLRVRASTDHIHTVLDGVKRYIVCLENKKCSCGQFQLDELPCAHALAALRHRNETYENYCSPYYTRKSLLLTYEMPVNPLPDEGKWDVPQHILDEVVKLPAGDKRQPGRPHKERYKTFDEIKSKKYKVSCGNCGGEEHNKRTCKNAPKKK is encoded by the exons atgtcaaaaatcccaataaTGCTGAAATCGAATGGTAATTGGGATAACTATGGCAGATTTAGAGATTTTGAAGTTGATGCCATTGTGGTAGATGATAATGCAAGCTACGGAATTCTCAGTTCTACAATTGCAGAACAATTATCGATTGATACATCGgataaaattatagaaatcaaatacattgtgaaCGAGAATTGTCCTCCAATGGAGATTAGGAATGATATGGGGGTTCGTGTGTACATGGAAaccaaaaaggagaataaaaacttaggttcgtatcctttatgtataagcgtaagagatttcaatatggaattggcaATCAACAATGAAAGCACCAGTGCAG GTTCGTCTGGATCCCTAAACTTACTTGAATTTCCATCCTCACCAGCTAGAGaggaatatcaaagtgaaataataactgaatCTACGCAAACATATATTGAAGAAGGACAAGTTTATCAGGACAAACAAACAGTAGCTGCTGCAATGAAGAATTATTCAGTGATGCACAAGTTCCAGTTCATAGTAAAAAGATCTAGTCATAGAAG GTACTGGCTTATATGTGTTGCTGAAAGCTGTAAATGGCATTTCAAGGCAACGTCAATTAATGATTCGGCAATGTTCAAGATAAGAAGTTTCAGCCGACAACACACATGTTGCCTAATGGACGAAACATTCATACAGCGCAAACGTACTGCAGCAGTACTTGGTAGCATGGTCGTTCCAAAGTATTGTGATCCTAAGACTGTTTACACACCAAAGGACATACAAACTGACATGTTATCCGAACATGGACTGAAcctaagctacatgcaagcatggagagcaaaggaaaaagctttacagtttttgagagggaatccgt GCCCGGTAGTAGTGGTTGATGGGACATTCTTAAAGTCAGCCTACAGGGGGATTATGCTGACAGCAAGCACCATGGATGCAGCAG GTACTATTTTGCCCTTGGCATATGCTGTGGTTGATTCTGAAAACGACGCGTCTTGGAAAtggttctttgagcaattcaaggaGGCATATGGTGAAAAACCTTCAATGTGTGTTGTTTCAGATAGGCATGAGAGTATACTGAAGGCAACATCAGTTGTCTATCCGGGCATGGCACACTACTCTTGCATGTGGCATATATGGACAAATAtaaggtcaaaattcaagaagggacatctacaattacatgaattgtactttgctacagcacggtcatacactctggatgaatttaatgaaaggatgttGAAGATTGAAGAGGTAGACCTGCGTGTAAAGTCTTACCTATAtgatattggctatcatagatggtCAAGAGTACATGCAACGGTGAATAGAACTTTTACTATGACGTCAAACATTGCCGAGTCGTTGAATGTTGTAACAAAAGATGCAAGAGAGCTGCCAATATTTGATATATTTGAGTATATGAGGACTCTTCTTGAACGTTGGACAAAAGAAAAGTTATCGAAGGCAAAGGGTACTTTCACATACCTTGGTCACAAATACAACAAAGAATTGGAAGACAACAGTACATTATCTCAGAAACTAAgg gtgagggcttcaacagatcatatacatactgtgttagatggtgtgaagcggtacattgtgtgtctagaaaacaagaaatgtagctgtggacaattccaacttgatgaacttCCATGTGCGCATGCTTTGGCAGCATTAAGGCATAGGAATGAAACATACGAAAACTATTGCTCTCCGTATTACACAAGAAAGAGCCTTCTGCTTACCTATGAAATGCCAGTAAATCCTCTTCCTGATGAAGGCAAATGGGATGTGCCACAACATATTTTGGATGAGGTAGTAAAGCTACCGGCGGGAGATAAAAGGCAGCCAGGGAGACCTCACAAGGAAAGATATAAAACATTTGATGAAATAAAGTCAAAGAAATACAAGGTGTCATGTGGCAATTGTGGAGGTGAAGAGCATAACAAAAGAACTTGCAAGAATGCGCCGAAAAAGAAATGA
- the LOC138874688 gene encoding uncharacterized protein, translating to MASKETDTRVVHPPREIVESESELKEEVRRLKQQMTEMYQSWIRGHPPPSFPTKYTENPATIPPLTQAQVPTTVALSPQHAPGFTPYHNYPGTFSQTFHAPPAKTTAFPAPNTQYYAPKPTFKVHDPYSYTPQFEPHVETDKPPKNVEQEEMFRKVQSLKQSLRNMQGLGNQMSVAYKDLCLFPDVQLPAGFKMPKFDLYDGHGDPVAHLRGYCSKMRGAGGKDELMMAYFSQSLSGAALEWYTHQDASRWYTWDDLAQAFARHFQYNIDIVPNRLSLTKVEKNPSESFREYGFRWREQAARVNPPMEEDEMIEYFLQALEPTYFDHLISAIGKPSMMW from the coding sequence atggctagcaaagaaacAGACACTAGGGTTGTACacccaccaagggagattgtAGAATCAGAATCGGAACTGAAAGAAGAGGTCCGAAGGTTGAAACAGCAGATGACAGAAATGTATCAAtcttggatcagggggcatcctccaccttccTTCCCCACTAAgtacactgaaaaccctgcaactatcccaccactaACACAAGCCCAGGTTCCCACTACTGTTGCTCTTTCCCCTCAACACGCCCCAGGCTTCACCCCTTACCATAATTACCCTGGCACTTTCTCCCAAACTTTCcatgctccaccagccaaaacaaccgCATTTCCAGCTCCAAATACCCAATACTATGCCCCGAAACCCACTTTCAAAGTCCATGATCCTTACTCTTACACTCCCCAATtcgagcctcatgttgaaactgaCAAACCACCTAAGAATGtagagcaagaagagatgtttaggaaggtacaAAGTCTGAagcaatcattgagaaatatgcaagggttgggaaaccagatgagtgtggcctataaggatttgtgcttgttccccgatgtccaactGCCTgcggggttcaagatgcccaagtttgacttgtatgacggcCATGGAGATCCTgtagctcatctgagaggttactgcagtaaaatgagaggcgccGGAGGAAAAGACGAATTAATGATGGCGTACTTcagccagagtctgagtggggcagctctAGAATGGTACACCCACCAGGatgccagcaggtggtacacatgggacgatttggctcaAGCCTTTGCTCGGCATTTTCAGTACAACATAGACATTGTCCCGAATCGCCTGTCCCTGACCAAGGTAGAAAAGAATcctagtgaaagctttagagaatatggtttccgatggagggagcaagctgcacgggtcaatcctccgatggaagaagatgagatgattgaatactttcttcaagccctGGAGCCCACTTACTTCGACCATTTAATCTCAGCCATTGGTAAGCcttcaatgatgtggtaa